Below is a genomic region from Rickettsiales bacterium.
GGCGTTAGAGACCCTAATGGAATAAGGCCTTTGATGTTTGGCAAAGTTGGGGATTCTTATATGTTTGCATCTGAAACTTGTGCTTTTGATATTATAGGCGGGGAACATATTAGAGATGTGAAAGAAGGTGAAATGATTGTAATTGATAAGAAAAAACTTCACCAAAATAAACCATTTGCGGAATGCGTAACTTCTATTTTTCCGTTTGAAAAAACTTCATCAAAATTTTGTATTTTTGAATTTGTATATTTTTCAAGACCAGATAGCCAAATTGAAAATAAAGATGTTTATGCGGTTAGAAAAAGAATGGGTGCGGAACTCGCAAAAATCTCTCCAGTAAAGGCGGATATTGTTGTGCCAGTGCCTGATTCAGGCGTTGCCTCAGCGATTGGTTATGCGGAAGAATCAGGCTGTAAATTTGAGCTAGGAATCATCAGAAATCACTATGTTGGCAGAACTTTTATTGAGCCAACTGAAAGCATCAGGCATTTAGGTGTTAAGCTGAAACATAATGCAAACAGAGCTGTAATTGAAGGGAAATCAGTAATTTTAATTGATGATAGCATCGTGCGTGGCACTACTTCTAGGAAAATTGTTGATATGGTGCGTGCGGCGGGTGCAAAGGAAGTTCATATGCGTATCGCAAGCCCTGCAACAACGGATTCCTGCTTTTTTGGGATAGATACACCCTCAAAAGATAAACTCCTTGCTTCTCAAATGAATAATGAGGAGATCTGCAAATTCATCAATGCTGATAGCCTTGCTTATTTAAGTTTAGATTCATTATATAAAGCCGTTGCTGATACTAAAAGAGATAGTAAAAACCCACAATATTGTGATGCTTGCTTTAGTGGTGAATATCCTGTGGAACTCAAAGATAAATTGGCTGGGGTTTGATTTTAGAAAATTTATAAATAATTTTTGTGTTTTTCCTCTATAGTGTCACCCCGCATTTATTGCGGGGTTAAATGTAAAACACGCTCAAAAATTAGACTTAAAAACACTTCCAGCCATTAACCCCGCAATAAATGCGGGGTGACAATTTGCAGTTTATTGTATAAAATGTATAGTAAACACTTTCACGCTATAAACATCATAGTTTCTAGTTGATGGTTTTTAGTTTTTGTGTATTAAACCATAAACCATTAACCATCAACGATTAACCCTATGTCAAAATTTTTTACCGCTAGTTACGCCGAAACAGATAAAGAACTCAAAGCAGCTATTGATGGCGAGCTTTCTCGCCAGCAAAATCAGATTGAGCTTATAGCCTCTGAAAACATTGCTTCTCGTGCGGTGATGACAGCACAAGGCTCAGTTTTCACAAATAAATATGCGGAAGGCTATCCAGCGAAAAGATATTATGGCGGTTGTGAATATGCTGATAAAGTTGAACAATTAGCTATTGATAGGGCTTGTGCTTTATTCGGTGCAAAATATGCGAATGTTCAGCCAAATTCAGGCTCACAAGCAAATCAGGCGGTGTTTACTGCACTCATCAAACCGGGTGATACTATCCTTGGGCAATCACTTGCAGCAGGTGGGCATTTAACTCATGGGGCAGCACCGAATCAATCTGGTAAATGGTTTAACTCTGTGCAGTATGGTG
It encodes:
- a CDS encoding amidophosphoribosyltransferase, whose amino-acid sequence is GVRDPNGIRPLMFGKVGDSYMFASETCAFDIIGGEHIRDVKEGEMIVIDKKKLHQNKPFAECVTSIFPFEKTSSKFCIFEFVYFSRPDSQIENKDVYAVRKRMGAELAKISPVKADIVVPVPDSGVASAIGYAEESGCKFELGIIRNHYVGRTFIEPTESIRHLGVKLKHNANRAVIEGKSVILIDDSIVRGTTSRKIVDMVRAAGAKEVHMRIASPATTDSCFFGIDTPSKDKLLASQMNNEEICKFINADSLAYLSLDSLYKAVADTKRDSKNPQYCDACFSGEYPVELKDKLAGV